One window from the genome of Bacillus kexueae encodes:
- a CDS encoding bifunctional adenosylcobinamide kinase/adenosylcobinamide-phosphate guanylyltransferase, producing the protein MHFVTGGAYNGKRKWVIEHMVKDAPARWISGYEKTVTDLQNIKAYEKLTVIEGLEQFIYAWLENHDWRREWHTLLHQWMKWETENRKLIIIGTDMSKGIVPMDAKERLWRDVTGWCYQDIVNHASTVDVVWYGVSERLKGEIR; encoded by the coding sequence ATGCATTTCGTTACAGGAGGCGCTTATAACGGAAAGCGAAAATGGGTGATAGAACATATGGTGAAAGACGCTCCTGCACGATGGATTTCGGGGTATGAAAAAACGGTGACGGACTTACAAAACATCAAAGCATACGAAAAGTTAACCGTCATAGAAGGATTGGAACAATTCATCTATGCGTGGCTTGAGAACCATGACTGGAGAAGAGAATGGCACACGTTACTCCATCAATGGATGAAGTGGGAAACTGAAAATCGGAAGCTCATTATCATCGGGACGGACATGTCAAAGGGGATCGTGCCGATGGATGCGAAAGAACGTTTGTGGCGTGACGTCACAGGATGGTGCTACCAAGATATTGTGAACCATGCTTCTACAGTCGATGTCGTTTGGTACGGAGTTTCAGAACGTTTGAAGGGGGAAATAAGATGA
- a CDS encoding ECF transporter S component, translating to MRNFTVIVMFISLSVIGAMIKIPAIVGSVALDSFPAFLAAILLHPVVGGIVAFAGHFLSSLLVGFPLGGFHLLIAAEMFALVYLFGILFRKSKWGALFTAILLNGLVLPLPFYAIMGGAFYVAIVPSLLIAAVVNVGVALLLAPRLAAFLTKRGLGS from the coding sequence ATGAGAAATTTTACAGTGATCGTCATGTTTATTTCATTATCCGTCATTGGAGCGATGATCAAAATCCCGGCTATCGTCGGAAGTGTCGCACTCGATTCCTTTCCGGCCTTTTTAGCGGCAATTCTCTTACATCCAGTCGTTGGGGGGATAGTCGCGTTCGCTGGTCACTTTTTATCGAGTTTACTAGTCGGCTTTCCGCTCGGAGGCTTTCATCTGTTAATAGCAGCTGAAATGTTTGCTCTAGTGTATTTGTTCGGTATCCTATTTCGTAAATCGAAGTGGGGCGCATTGTTCACAGCTATTTTATTAAATGGACTCGTTCTTCCTTTACCGTTTTATGCGATAATGGGTGGCGCGTTTTATGTTGCCATTGTTCCTTCTTTACTGATAGCTGCGGTTGTGAATGTCGGTGTCGCTCTTCTTTTAGCTCCACGCTTGGCGGCGTTTTTAACGAAAAGGGGGCTAGGTTCATGA
- a CDS encoding ATPase, protein MSRDVIFLPNSADEWLAIACDNSGGIGEKERDIVHVPYEMVIDYGLRVAFMELFAVGAKPNALIVQNFVHDDVWPLIEKGRDKICKELSIEPILLSGSTESNFSLLQSALGFTVIGKVKKDHVKVGMTPKGAAIALIGKPLVGKEVIDNEHEMAPLSLFKTLLHHPGVYEIVPCGSKGIFHECKLLNETFVSHPSIDLQKSAGPATCFVMTYNQTYEQQLQTIAKTHFHKLKQDV, encoded by the coding sequence ATGAGCCGTGACGTCATCTTTCTTCCAAATTCAGCAGATGAGTGGCTCGCAATCGCTTGTGATAATAGCGGAGGAATCGGAGAGAAAGAAAGAGACATTGTCCATGTTCCGTATGAAATGGTCATCGATTATGGATTACGAGTTGCGTTCATGGAATTATTCGCAGTCGGGGCTAAGCCGAACGCACTGATTGTGCAAAACTTTGTGCATGATGACGTATGGCCGCTTATTGAAAAAGGACGAGATAAAATTTGTAAGGAACTTTCAATTGAGCCTATTTTGCTTTCGGGAAGCACTGAGAGTAACTTCTCTCTTTTACAGTCAGCACTCGGATTTACCGTCATCGGTAAAGTGAAAAAGGACCATGTAAAAGTTGGGATGACGCCAAAAGGTGCAGCGATTGCATTAATTGGGAAACCGCTCGTCGGAAAAGAAGTTATCGATAATGAGCATGAAATGGCTCCGCTATCACTATTTAAGACACTCCTTCATCATCCGGGGGTTTACGAAATCGTTCCGTGTGGATCAAAGGGTATTTTCCACGAATGTAAGTTGTTAAATGAAACGTTCGTAAGTCATCCGTCCATTGACCTTCAAAAATCGGCTGGTCCCGCAACATGCTTCGTGATGACCTATAATCAAACGTATGAGCAACAACTTCAAACAATCGCAAAAACTCATTTCCATAAGCTAAAGCAAGACGTGTGA
- a CDS encoding haloacid dehalogenase type II — protein sequence MIKAYVFDVYGTLFDVYSVKEKCQSIFPHKGEAISQTWRQKQIEYSFLRQLMGTYRPFHEVTEDALRYAILLHGGEPKESVISELMDAYLHLTPYEEVKDVLQQLTDKHRAVFSNGSPSMLTPLLQNAEMNELFTSVITVDENKQYKPTKAAYQSVVETLNVAKEEVLFMSSNGWDITGAKQFGFQTAWINRASLPPEQLGVKPDFEFHDLTGLLSIEAKKV from the coding sequence TTGATTAAAGCGTACGTTTTTGATGTGTATGGAACGTTGTTTGATGTGTATTCGGTAAAAGAAAAATGCCAATCCATTTTTCCTCATAAAGGGGAAGCAATTAGTCAAACGTGGCGTCAAAAACAGATTGAATATTCTTTTTTACGTCAATTAATGGGAACGTACCGGCCGTTTCACGAAGTAACCGAAGACGCTTTACGCTACGCCATTTTATTGCACGGTGGGGAACCGAAGGAATCGGTCATTTCAGAATTAATGGATGCATATTTACATTTAACCCCTTATGAAGAAGTAAAAGACGTCTTACAACAATTAACAGATAAGCACCGAGCGGTTTTCTCAAACGGCTCGCCGAGTATGTTAACCCCTCTTCTTCAAAACGCAGAGATGAACGAGTTGTTTACATCGGTCATTACAGTAGATGAAAACAAACAATACAAACCGACAAAGGCTGCCTATCAATCTGTAGTGGAAACATTAAATGTTGCCAAAGAAGAGGTGCTCTTTATGTCTTCCAATGGATGGGATATAACCGGTGCGAAGCAGTTCGGCTTTCAAACAGCGTGGATCAATCGTGCGAGTCTACCACCTGAGCAATTAGGAGTGAAGCCAGACTTCGAATTCCATGATTTAAC